The Cervus elaphus chromosome 21, mCerEla1.1, whole genome shotgun sequence genome window below encodes:
- the TMEM68 gene encoding transmembrane protein 68, whose protein sequence is MTNKNQSCAVGQDSMPSMTCLIHVLEAWFGVEHLEDYWNFANYLLWVFTPLLLLILPYFTIFLLYLTIVFLHIYKRKNVLREAYSHNLWDGARKTVATLWDGHAAVWHGYEVHGMEKIPEEGPALIIFYHGAFPIDFYYFMAKIFIHKGRTCRVVADHFVFKIPGFSLLLDVFCAIRGPREKCVEILQSGHLLAISPGGVREALISDETYNIVWGNRKGFAQVAIDAKVPIIPMFTQNIREGFRSLGGTRLFRWLYEKFRYPFAPMYGGFPVKLRTYLGDPIPYDPKITAEELAEKTKDALQALIDKHQRIPGNIMSALLERFHNKQKINQKTL, encoded by the exons ATGACCAATAAGAACCAAAGCTGTGCTGTGGGACAGGATTCCATGCCCTCCATGACTTGTCTCATCCACGTCCTTGAAGCGTGGTTTGGTGTGGAGCACTTGGAGGACTACTGGAATTTTGCAAACTACCTCTTGTGGGTTTTCACACCACTCCTCCTTTTAATACTCCCTTACTTCACCATCTTTCTGCTGTACCTTACTATCGTTTTCTTACACATTTATAAGAGGAAGAATGTGCTAAGAGAAGCCTACTCCCATAATCTGTGGGATGGTGCAAGGAAGACGGTGGCGACCCTGTGGGACGGACACGCGGCTGTTTGGCATG GTTATGAAGTTCATGGGATGGAAAAAATACCGGAAGAAGGACCAGCACTGATCATTTTTTATCACGGAGCTTTTCCCATAGACTTTTACTACTTCATGGCGAAAATTTTTATCCATAAAGGCAGAACTTGCCGAGTAGTAGCGGATCACTTTGTCTTTAAAATTCCAG GGTTTAGCTTATTACTTGATGTATTTTGTGCTATTCGTGGACCAAGAGAAAAATGTGTTGAAATCCTGCAGAGTGGTCACTTGCTAGCTATCTCACCGGGTGGCGTTCGGGAAGCACTGATAAGTGACGAGACCTACAACATTGTGTGGGGTAATCGGAAAGGCTTCGCTCAGGTTGCAATCGATGCAAAAGTG CCCATTATTCCTATGTTTACACAAAATATTCGAGAAGGATTTAGATCACTTGGAGGAACAA GGCTGTTTAGGTGGCTTTATGAAAAGTTCCGCTATCCATTTGCCCCCATGTACGGAGGTTTTCCTGTAAAGTTGCGCACCTACTTAGGCGATCCCATTCCATACGACCCAAAGATCACAGCAGAAGAACTAGCCGAAAAG ACGAAGGATGCTCTTCAAGCTCTGATTGATAAGCACCAAAGAATACCCGGAAACATAATGAGCGCTTTGCTAGAACGTTTTCATAACAAACAAAAGATCAACCAGAAGACgctttaa